The DNA sequence CCCGGGGCGCCGGGCAGGCGCAGGTCGCTTACGATCAGGTCGAACGTCGGGATGGTGAAGCGTTCCTGGGCTTCCTGTACCGAGCCCGCTTCGCTGACCTGGTACTGATTGCGTTCGAGCAAGCGACGCAGGGCTGAGCGAATAATGGTTTCGTCTTCGACGATCAGAATATGCGGCATTGATTCAATTCTCTCGACGGTCTCAGTTCACAGCGGACGTCGCTACGACATGGCGAGGTAAGGTGACCCTTATCCGGGTGCCGCGCTGGCTTTCGATATCGGCCGGGCTGTCGATGGTGATTTGTCCATAATGCTCTTCAACGATGGAATAGACCAGAGCGAGCCCCAGTCCAGTCCCTTCGCCCGGATCCTTGGTCGTGAAGAATGGCTCGAATAGCCTGTCCATGATGTTCTTGGGAATCCCGCTGCCTTCGTCTTCGACGATCAGGTCGACGGTGTGCTCGCTCGCTTCGCTCTTGACCCGAACCGCGCTTCCGGCCGGTGATGCATCGCGGGCGTTGGACAGCAGGTTGATCAGCACTTGGGCCAGGCGTTGCGGGTCGCCCTCGACCCAGTGGGCCGGATCGCACAGATTGTAAAACTGTACTTCGAAATTGCGCCGATTAAGCGCCAGCAGGCCAATGGCATCCTGCGCCACTTCCGCCAGGCAGACCGGTTCGTCGGTCTGCTGGTGGCTGCCGGCATGGGCAAAGCTCATCAGCGACTGGACGATACGCGAGACGCGCTTGGTCTGTTCGAGTATCTGACTGCTGAGCTCGGTGATTTCGCTGTCTTCTTCGCGTTCCTCGCGCAGGTTCTGCGCCAGGCAGGCGATCCCGGTGATCGGGTTGCCGATCTCATGGGCGACCCCGGCAGCCAGGCGCCCGATACTGGCCAGTCGTTCAGAGTGAACCAGCTTGTCTTCCAGTGCCTGGGTTTCGGTCAGGTCTTCCACCAGCACCACCAGGCCACTGTTACCCGGTGCCAATGGCTCATCGATGGCAGCCTTGTGCAGGTTCAGCCAGCGGTTTTGCCCGTCCAGGCCCAGGCGCTGCTTGTGCAAATGCTCGTCCGGCACATTGATGAAACCCAGCAACAGGCCGCGCCATGGTTCGCCGATGGACATCAGGCGTGAACCTACGACGCGCTGCGCGGCTATTCCGGTCAACTCTTCCATGGCCTTGTTCCACATCAGGATCTCCTGATCCTTGGCCAGGGAGCAGACGCCCATCGGCAGTTCCTGCAGGGTCTGGCGGTGGTAGCGACGCAAGGCGTCGAGCTCGGCGGCAAGGCCGGTCAGGCGCGAATGGTAATCTTCAAGGCGACTTTCAATGAAATGGATGTCTTCGGTGACATAGTTGTCGCTGCCGGATTTGTACGGCAAAAAGGTTTCGACCATGTCCTGGGCAACGCTGGGGCCCATCAGACCGGACAGGTTCGCCTCGATGCGATCGCGCAGGCGGCGCAAGGCATAGGGGCGGCGCTCATCGAAGGGCAGGTAGAGGTCGCGCAACGCTTGCTCGACTTCTTTCTGCGCAGCCTTGGCGCCCAGCGGCTTGGCCAGCTGCGTCGCGAATTCCTGGGGCGAGGCGGCATGCAGTTCGCGCCGTTGCGGCCGGCGTACGTTGTCGACGGCGCAGGCTTCGGCGGCGCTCACTTCTTCGGCGCTGGCATTGCTGAACAAGGAGATCAGAGTGAACATCAGTACGTTGACGGCCAGCGAAGCGATGGCCGCCATGTGCCAGCTGGTGTCGTCGAGCACGTAGATCATGTTCAGCAGCGGAATGTAGAAACCCTGCAGGTTGCCCACCAGGGGCAACAGCATGGTCACCATCCAGACGATGATCCCGGCCAGCAAGCCTGCGATGAAGCCGCGGCGGTTAGCAGTCGGCCAATACAGTACCGAGAGCACCCCGGGCAGAAACTGCAGGGTTGCGACGAAGGCGACAATGCCCAGGTTGGCCAGGTCCTGTTCGGCACCGAGCAGCAGGTAGAACCCATAGCCGGCCATGATGATGGCGACGATCAGGGCGCGACGGGTCCACTTCAGCCAACGGTAGATGTTGCCTTCGGCCGGAGGCTGGTAAAGGGGCAGTACCAGGTGGTTGAGCGCCATGCCGGACAGCGCCAGGGTCGTCACGATGATCAGCCCGCTGGAAGCGGACAGCCCGCCGATATAGGCCAGCAATGCCAGTGATTTGCTGTTGGCGGCGATGCCGATACCGAGGGTGAAGTATTCGGGGCTGGTGGTGGCGCCCAGCTTCAGGCCCGCCCAGAGAATCAGCGGCACCGCCAGGCTCATCAGCAGCAGGAACAGCGGCAGGCCCCAGCTGGCGCTGACCAGCGAGCGTGGGTTGAGGTTCTCGGTGAAAGCCATGTGATACATATGCGGCATCACGATCGCCGAGGCGAAAAACACCAGCAGCAGGGTCCGCCAAGGGCCTTCCTGCAGTGGCGTGTGCAGGGCTGCCAGTGCGGTCTGGTTCTGCAGAAGCCAGAGCTCCAGCTGGTGTGGGCCGTCGAAGACACCGTAGAGCGCATACAGGCCGATCCCGCCCAAGGCCAACAGCTTGATCACCGACTCGAAGGCGATGGCGAAAACCAGCCCCTCGTGTTTTTCACGGGTGGCGATATGGCGCGAACCGAAGAAAATGGTGAACAGGGTGATCAGCGCGCAGAAGCTCAGGGCCACGCGGTGCTGTACCGGTTCGCGCGTGAGGATGCTGATGGAGTCGGCCACCGCCTGGATCTGCAGGGCCAGCAGCGGCAGTACGCCGATCAGCATGAAGACCGTGGTCAGCGCGCCGGCCCAGGTACTGCGAAAGCGAAAGGCGAACAGGTCTGCCAGTGACGACAGCTGATAGGTCCGGGTGATTTTCAGGATCGGATAGAGCAGCACCGGCGCCAGCAGGAACGCGCCGGAAACCCCCAGGTAGCAGGCGAGGAAGCCGTAGCCGTACTGATAGGCCAGGCCTACCGTGCCATAAAAGGCCCACGCGCTGGCATAGACACCGAGCGACAAGGTGTAGGTCAGCGGATGGCGGATGATCGCTCGGGGGATCATGCCTCGTTCGCTGACCCAGGCCACGCCGAACAGCACCAACAGGTAGGCGGCGCTGATCAGGATCATCTGGGTCAGGCTAAAGCTCATCGGCATCACGTTGGCTCTGCAGGATAAAGGTCACGACGATCAGAATCAGCCAGAGCAGGTAAGGGCGATACCAGGCGCCTGTAGGCTCGATCCACCAGTCCATGATGGCGGGTGAGAACAGGTATATCCCCACTACCAGGAGCAGGACCAATCGATAGATATACATGCTGGCCTCGTTGGTTAAACCGCTTTGTGCTTGAGCTTATTATTGTTGAACGCGCAAGAATGGAGCGGCGATGGTAACGGATGGGGGGCGGGCTGCAAACGGGCATCGCTCGTTTGTCTCAAAGATTTGAATTCATTGGGTTTTCGCTCGCGGCCTTGTTCAGTGCAGGTCGGCTTCGGCCAGGGTCAGCGTTCGCGGGATCGCCCCGGCATTCCAATGGCCGGTTGCCCAGGCCAGGACCTCCCGGGGGTGGGAGCCGGCAAGCGCCTGCTCGGGCTTTTGCCCGAGGGCACGCAGGGCGCGCAATAAAAGCGGTGTGGCTGCATCGCCTTGCAGAGGTGCAGAGCGGTAGGACTTGCCGAGTTTATGCCCATCGGGCTGGATAATCAGCGGTACATGCAGGTAACGCGGCTGCCGCAGGCCGAGCAGTTCCTGCAGATAGAGCTGGCGTGGCGTGGAGTCGAGCAGGTCGGCACCGCGTACGATATCGGTTACCCCCTGCCAGGCATCGTCGAGCACCACGGCCAGTTGGTAGGCATAGAGCCCGTCGCGGCGGCGAATGACGAAGTCACCGACTTTGCGTCCCAGGTGCTGTTCGAAAAGCCCCTGGACCCGGTCAATGAAATGATAGCTGAGTTCGGGTACACGCAAACGGATTGCCGCATCCTGCCGGGCATGACCGGCATTGCGGCACAGTCCCGGATAAATCCCGTGGTGGCGCTCCAGTTGCTTGCGCGAGCAGGTGCAGGCATAGGCCAGGCCGTGGCTGAACAGGCGATCGATGACCTCGTCATAGGCCGCGTGGCGCTGGCTTTGATAAACGACCTCGCCATCCCATTCGAAACCGTAGTTTTCCAGGGTGTGCAGGATGGCGGCCTGGGCGCCTGGGGCTTCGCGAGGTGGGTCGAGGTCTTCCATGCGCAACAACCACTGACCGCCTGCCGAGCGAGCGTCGAGATATGAGGCAAGGGCCGCAACCAGCGAGCCGAAATGCAGGAAACCACTGGGGGTGGGCGCGAAGCGACCGATATAGGCGGGGGATTTCATCAACGCGAGGCTACAGCAAAAATGCGGAGGGGGCACAAGCGCAAAGGGGCGTCATGAACGCCCCATTGGCGACAAGTCATTTACCGACTTGTTTTTCTTTGATTTCTGCCAGGTTCTTGCAGTCAACGCACATGTCGGCGGTTGGGCGGGCTTCGAGGCGACGAATACCAATCTCCACGCCACAGGCATCGCACCAACCGTATTCTTCGTCTTCGATCAACTGCAGCGTCTTGTCGATCTTCTTGATCAACTTGCGCTCACGGTCACGGGCGCGCAGTTCGAGGCTGAACTCCTCTTCCTGGCTGGCACGGTCTGCCGGATCGGGGAAGTTGGCCGCCTCGTCCTTCATGTGGTCCACAGTCTTGTCGACGCCTTCCATCAACTCCTGCTTCCATTGCTGCAGGATATTGGTGAAGTGTTTGCGCATGGGGGTGCCCATGTACTCCTCACCCTTGGTTTCGACGTAAGGTTCGAAAGGTTTGAGACTGCTCTTGGTTGCTGCTTTGGTGGACATGAATTGACCGCCTCTCACTCAACTAATCCATTGCGCAGGATGCTCCATCTCCGACACCCGTCGGCCCTGCGACTGCGAGCCGCCGAACTTACCAGATCGAATCGGACCGCGCCACTCCCGGTTGTATAGCCTGTCGCAGACAGGATAGTGGTAAACCTTGAAGTATGTAGAGCAATCGTTTAGCGACACGTTCGCGGCAACTGTTCGGTAGAATGATTATTTTACACCCTATTGAGAGAAGGCTAATGGCTCAGCCCTACAGTGCGCGCAGTCGCGCCATCGAACCCTTTCATGTCATGGCCTTGCTGGCGCGCGCCAATGAGCTGCAGGCGGCCGGGCATGATGTGATTCACCTGGAGATTGGCGAGCCGGACTTCACCACTGCGCCACCGATCATTGCAGCCGGCCAGGCAGCCCTGGCATCCGGTCAGACCCGCTACACCGCCGCACGCGGGATCCCGGCGCTGCGCCAGGCCATCTCTGGCTTCTACGCCCAGCGCTATGGGGTGGATATTGACCCAGAGCGCATCCTGATCACCCCGGGCGGTTCAGGCGCCTTGCTGCTTGCCAGCAGTCTGCTGGTCGATCCGGGCAAGCACTGGTTGCTGGCCGATCCGGGTTATCCATGCAACCGTCATTTTTTGCGCCTGGTCGAAGGGGCGGCGCAGCTGGTGCCGGTCGGGCCGGAAGTGCGCTATCAGCTGACAGAGGATCTGGTCCAGCGTTACTGGGACCAGGACACGGTCGGCGCGTTGGTGGCCTCGCCGGCCAACCCGACCGGTACGCTTCTCAGCCGCGAGGAGCTGGCTGGCTTGTCGAAAGCGACCCGGGCGCACAATGGGCACCTGGTGGTCGATGAAATCTATCACGGCCTGACCTACGGCCAGGATGCGGCCAGTGTGCTGGAAGTCGATGACCAGGCATTTGTCCTCAACAGTTTCTCCAAATACTTCGGCATGACCGGCTGGCGCCTGGGTTGGCTGGTGGCCCCGCCGGCAGCGGTACCGGAGCTGGAGAAGCTTGCGCAAAACCTCTACATCAGCGCACCGAGCATGGCCCAGCACGCCGCCCTGGCCTGTTTCGAGCCCGAGACTCTGGCGATTCTGGAAGAGCGTCGCGCTGAATTCGGGCGTCGCCGCGACTTCCTGTTACCGGCCTTGCGCGAGTTGGGCTTCGGCATTGCGGTCGAGCCAGAAGGGGCGTTCTATCTCTATGCCGATATCAGCGCTTTCGGCGGCGATGCCTTTGCTTTCTGCCGACACTTCCTTGAAACCGAGCACATCGCTTTTACTCCGGGACTGGATTTCGGTCGGCATCAGGCCGGGCATCATGTGCGTTTCGCCTACACCCAAAGCCTGCCGCGCCTGGAGGAAGCCGTGGAGCGGATTGCGCGCGGGTTGCGGAGCTGGCAAGGCTGATGCGGTTTCCAGTTCTCGAAGAAGGGCGGCTGCTGCGCCGCTACAAGCGCTTCCTGGCCGATATAGAGCTTGCCACTGGTGAGCAGATGACCATTCACTGCCCCAACACCGGCTCGATGCACAACTGCATGCAGGAGGGCGGTAAAGTCTGGTTCAGCCGCTCCAACGACCCCAAGCGCAAGCTGCCCGGCACCTGGGAAATAAGTGAAACCCCGCAGGGGCGTCTGGCGTGCGTGAACACCGGTCGCGCCAATACGCTGGTTGAAGAAGCCCTGCGTGCCGGGCTGATAACGGAGCTCGCCGGGTTTACCGGGCTCAAGCGTGAAGTGGCATACGGCGATGAAGGCAGTCGCGTGGACTTTCGCCTGGACTATCCCGATGGTCCGGCGTTCGTCGAGGTCAAGAGCGTGACGCTGGGGTTCGACGGAACAGCCGTGGCCGCGTTTCCCGATGCGGTCACCCAGCGCGGCGCCAGGCACCTGCGTGAGCTGGGAAGTCTGGCGCGCAAGGGCGTTCGCGCGGTGCAACTGTATTGTGTGAACCTGAGCGGTATCGACGCGGTGCGGCCGGCCGCCGAAATCGACGATGCCTATGCCTGGGCGTTGCAGGCGGCGGTGGCCGATGGGGTGCAGGTTTTGGCCTATGGTGTGCAGCTTGATTGCGAGCAGATTCGTATCGATCGTCCGCTGCAGGTGTTACTCAACGGCTGACGCGCTCAGCCAGATACCCTGGCTGTCTTCATGACAGTCAAGCGCAGTGAGTGCATCGCCGGCGCAGGGGCCGGCAATGCACTCGCCGGTCTCGATCAGAAACAGCGCGCCATGAGTGGCGCACTGGATGAGGCTGGCGCTGGCATCGAGAAATTGGTTGGGCTGCCATTCCAGGGCAACACCGCGGTGCGGGCAGCGGTTGCGGTAGACGAACACCTGCCCGTCACGGCGGACCGCCAGGATACTCAGGCCTTGAACGTCGAACCCGCGGCTTTGCGCTTCGCCCAGGTCGGCGGAGTGACAGAGGAAATGCATTTTCTATTACCGGAAGAAACGAACGACAAGCTTGACCCACCCGCAGTGTCGGGTCTAGCCCCTTGGGCGCAGGGCTTTGCTGCAGGCAAAAAAAGAC is a window from the Pseudomonas sp. LS1212 genome containing:
- a CDS encoding sensor histidine kinase; the protein is MPMSFSLTQMILISAAYLLVLFGVAWVSERGMIPRAIIRHPLTYTLSLGVYASAWAFYGTVGLAYQYGYGFLACYLGVSGAFLLAPVLLYPILKITRTYQLSSLADLFAFRFRSTWAGALTTVFMLIGVLPLLALQIQAVADSISILTREPVQHRVALSFCALITLFTIFFGSRHIATREKHEGLVFAIAFESVIKLLALGGIGLYALYGVFDGPHQLELWLLQNQTALAALHTPLQEGPWRTLLLVFFASAIVMPHMYHMAFTENLNPRSLVSASWGLPLFLLLMSLAVPLILWAGLKLGATTSPEYFTLGIGIAANSKSLALLAYIGGLSASSGLIIVTTLALSGMALNHLVLPLYQPPAEGNIYRWLKWTRRALIVAIIMAGYGFYLLLGAEQDLANLGIVAFVATLQFLPGVLSVLYWPTANRRGFIAGLLAGIIVWMVTMLLPLVGNLQGFYIPLLNMIYVLDDTSWHMAAIASLAVNVLMFTLISLFSNASAEEVSAAEACAVDNVRRPQRRELHAASPQEFATQLAKPLGAKAAQKEVEQALRDLYLPFDERRPYALRRLRDRIEANLSGLMGPSVAQDMVETFLPYKSGSDNYVTEDIHFIESRLEDYHSRLTGLAAELDALRRYHRQTLQELPMGVCSLAKDQEILMWNKAMEELTGIAAQRVVGSRLMSIGEPWRGLLLGFINVPDEHLHKQRLGLDGQNRWLNLHKAAIDEPLAPGNSGLVVLVEDLTETQALEDKLVHSERLASIGRLAAGVAHEIGNPITGIACLAQNLREEREEDSEITELSSQILEQTKRVSRIVQSLMSFAHAGSHQQTDEPVCLAEVAQDAIGLLALNRRNFEVQFYNLCDPAHWVEGDPQRLAQVLINLLSNARDASPAGSAVRVKSEASEHTVDLIVEDEGSGIPKNIMDRLFEPFFTTKDPGEGTGLGLALVYSIVEEHYGQITIDSPADIESQRGTRIRVTLPRHVVATSAVN
- the gluQRS gene encoding tRNA glutamyl-Q(34) synthetase GluQRS translates to MKSPAYIGRFAPTPSGFLHFGSLVAALASYLDARSAGGQWLLRMEDLDPPREAPGAQAAILHTLENYGFEWDGEVVYQSQRHAAYDEVIDRLFSHGLAYACTCSRKQLERHHGIYPGLCRNAGHARQDAAIRLRVPELSYHFIDRVQGLFEQHLGRKVGDFVIRRRDGLYAYQLAVVLDDAWQGVTDIVRGADLLDSTPRQLYLQELLGLRQPRYLHVPLIIQPDGHKLGKSYRSAPLQGDAATPLLLRALRALGQKPEQALAGSHPREVLAWATGHWNAGAIPRTLTLAEADLH
- the dksA gene encoding RNA polymerase-binding protein DksA, which translates into the protein MSTKAATKSSLKPFEPYVETKGEEYMGTPMRKHFTNILQQWKQELMEGVDKTVDHMKDEAANFPDPADRASQEEEFSLELRARDRERKLIKKIDKTLQLIEDEEYGWCDACGVEIGIRRLEARPTADMCVDCKNLAEIKEKQVGK
- a CDS encoding pyridoxal phosphate-dependent aminotransferase, translated to MAQPYSARSRAIEPFHVMALLARANELQAAGHDVIHLEIGEPDFTTAPPIIAAGQAALASGQTRYTAARGIPALRQAISGFYAQRYGVDIDPERILITPGGSGALLLASSLLVDPGKHWLLADPGYPCNRHFLRLVEGAAQLVPVGPEVRYQLTEDLVQRYWDQDTVGALVASPANPTGTLLSREELAGLSKATRAHNGHLVVDEIYHGLTYGQDAASVLEVDDQAFVLNSFSKYFGMTGWRLGWLVAPPAAVPELEKLAQNLYISAPSMAQHAALACFEPETLAILEERRAEFGRRRDFLLPALRELGFGIAVEPEGAFYLYADISAFGGDAFAFCRHFLETEHIAFTPGLDFGRHQAGHHVRFAYTQSLPRLEEAVERIARGLRSWQG
- the sfsA gene encoding DNA/RNA nuclease SfsA; amino-acid sequence: MRFPVLEEGRLLRRYKRFLADIELATGEQMTIHCPNTGSMHNCMQEGGKVWFSRSNDPKRKLPGTWEISETPQGRLACVNTGRANTLVEEALRAGLITELAGFTGLKREVAYGDEGSRVDFRLDYPDGPAFVEVKSVTLGFDGTAVAAFPDAVTQRGARHLRELGSLARKGVRAVQLYCVNLSGIDAVRPAAEIDDAYAWALQAAVADGVQVLAYGVQLDCEQIRIDRPLQVLLNG
- a CDS encoding Rieske 2Fe-2S domain-containing protein, with protein sequence MHFLCHSADLGEAQSRGFDVQGLSILAVRRDGQVFVYRNRCPHRGVALEWQPNQFLDASASLIQCATHGALFLIETGECIAGPCAGDALTALDCHEDSQGIWLSASAVE